In a genomic window of Labeo rohita strain BAU-BD-2019 chromosome 20, IGBB_LRoh.1.0, whole genome shotgun sequence:
- the LOC127183205 gene encoding LOW QUALITY PROTEIN: adhesion G-protein coupled receptor F1-like (The sequence of the model RefSeq protein was modified relative to this genomic sequence to represent the inferred CDS: inserted 2 bases in 1 codon) — protein sequence MHFHFPQSGSDSITLNYNTSGNCTDQTFTITCRLKDLPQLQDYSYSYSSVTVKISSETYDCRNEELGVGKTNDMRTGVCGKGMKGTVTYKCESNVWKPAEDNCVLEVIDNLKNKLESLRVEEIPGFMANLSFATSQNNISITQSAATVQAIVDILFKIADLSRTIVIRKTVMESFLNTVDIIVSGNVSDTWNKLNKGNNTENSSIKLLSAIEYISDRLADEFDVYETSIQLNRTTIKNSFSITSALPNSTTEIVIPQVPQETTITIIIFTTLDNVLPSQGTNDSRKSDVRINGDVVVVKVNETLNNISFTFDITNQSLGNPECVFWNFSLNTWDSTGCEVKPYISEGNETGKISCECNHTTSFSILMSPFLIDHIALAYITYIGVTISMASLIICLIIEAIVWKSISRNDTSYMRHVCIVNIAVSLLIANICFIIGAAITKPSAGSCSAVVFFMHFFYLALFFWMLISALLLLYRTVMVLSQMSRAKMMVIAFIVGYVAPLLIAVITVASTAGYEKYSSRQACWLNWFESNGPXLAFVIPALTIVAINLLVLIVVLYKMVRRGVGAATQPDEKHALVVIARCVAILTPLFGLTWGFGIGTMVSQDLGIHVVFALLNSLQGFFILVLGTLLDSKVRESLPGKRFLQKLSSRTKSTSAGSSTTSGLPFLQRKRRRNAYNISEANTSSDNTSGSNAVINT from the exons atgcattttcattttcccCAATCAGGATCTGACAGTATCACATTAAACTATAATACGAGTGGAAATTGTACAGATCAAACCTTTACCATTACATGTCGTCTCAAGGATCTGCCACAATTACAGGATTACAGTTATAGCTATAGCAGCGTCACAGTTAAGATAAGCTCAGAAA CATATGACTGTCGAAATGAAGAACTTGGAGTTGGAAAAACAAATGACATGAGGACAGGAGTCTGTGGAAAAGGCATGAAAGGCACTGTAACTTACAAATGTGAATCAAATGTTTGGAAACCAGCAGAGGACAACTGTGTACTTGAAGTTATCGACaaccttaaaaataaacttgag TCCTTGCGTGTGGAAGAGATTCCAGGGTTTATGGCTAACCTCAGTTTTGCCACATCACAGAATAATATTAGTATAACCCAGTCTGCTGCTACTGTCCAAGCAATTGTTGACATTCTCTTTAAAATTGCCGACTTGTCACGAACTATTGTCATCAGAAAAACAGTGATGGAG AGTTTCCTAAACACAGTGGACATTATTGTATCTGGTAATGTCAGTGACACATGGAACAAACTGAACAAAGGCAACAACACAGAAAACTCCAGCATTAAACTTCTGAGTGCTATTGAGTATATAAGTGACCGTCTCGCAGATGAATTTGATGTTTATGAAACATCCATTCAGCTGAACAGAACCACAATTAAAAACTCATTCAGTATAACATCAGCACTGCCGAACTCAACTACAGAGATTGTGATACCACAGGTTCCTCAAGAGACAACCATAACCATCATAATCTTCACAACTCTTGACAACGTCCTACCTTCTCAAGGTACTAACGACAGCAGGAAATCAGATGTGCGCATCAATGGAGATGTGGTTGTTGTTAAGGTTAATGAAACACTTAACAACATTTCTTTTACATTTGACATTACTAATCAGTCTCTGGGAAATCCTGAGTGTGTCTTTTGGAACTTCAGTCTCAACACATGGGACTCCACCGGATGTGAAGTAAAGCCCTATATAAGTGAAGGGAATGAAACTGGCAAAATATCATGTGAATGCAACCACACAACCTCTTTTTCAATCCTAATGTCACCGTTTTTAATTGATCACATAGCCTTAGCCTATATAACTTACATtggtgtaactatttcaatggCCAGTTTGATTATATGCCTCATTATTGAGGCTATCGTATGGAAATCAATAAGCAGAAATGACACATCCTACATGCGACATGTCTGCATAGTCAACATTGCCGTGTCCCTGCTGATCGCAAACATCTGTTTTATCATTGGAGCTGCAATCACAAAACCCTCTGCGGGTAGCTGCAGTGCAGTGGTTTTCTTCATGCACTTTTTTTACCTGGCTCTTTTCTTCTGGATGTTAATTTCAGCGCTGTTGCTCTTGTACCGTACAGTCATGGTCTTGTCTCAAATGTCAAGGGCCAAAATGATGGTCATTGCCTTCATAGTCGGTTATGTTGCACCTTTGCTCATAGCGGTCATCACTGTTGCATCAACAGCTGGATATGAAAAGTACAGTTCCAGACAAGCCTGCTGGCTAAACTGGTTTGAATCAAATGGCCC GCTGGCATTTGTGATTCCAGCTCTCACTATTGTAGCCATAAACCTTTTGGTTTTGATTGTGGTTCTGTACAAGATGGTGAGGAGAGGAGTTGGTGCTGCAACTCAACCAGATGAGAAACATGCCCTGGTGGTCATTGCCAGATGTGTGGCCATTTTGACTCCTCTCTTTGGTCTAACATGGGGATTTGGAATTGGAACCATGGTGTCACAAGATTTAGGCATTCATGTGGTGTTTGCACTCCTCAATTCACTGCAG GGGTTCTTTATTTTGGTGCTTGGAACGCTTTTAGACAGCAAG GTTCGCGAGTCACTACCAGGAAAACGGTTCCTACAGAAACTTTCCAGTCGTACCAAG AGCACAAGCGCAGGATCATCAACCACTTCTGGACTGCCTTTCTTACAAAGAAAGCGACGGAGGA ATGCCTACAACATATCCGAAGCAAATACATCTTCAGACAACACCAGTGGATCAAATGCTGTTATTAACACTTAA